tttgatagtgtagaaatctatacttaatagaaatatatttgcaagagtatgtgcgaggccatttattaattgatatgtttttcttattcagaaattgccaaagaacctatctgtgagttgtggtgtcgagcctgatgaagaaggctcagctggactacgccttaccgcaaggggctctGTCACAACCTGTACTTACCGCATGGACacagacggtcgcacacacttaaactcggttgggtggaagagattcctcgttggcaagaatcttcgtgttggacaggctatcctaattactatcaggaacgcccaccgcccaggcttcaggatgatgatcgtcgtcgatatcatctagaacaacatgtgtgtgtgtggctatatcatgtagaactacatatgatgatcgtcgtcgatatcatctagaactacatatgatgatcgtcgtcgatatcaccttgtactgcttgaggatgcatgtagactatatatgaaattgttatctagtactccctccgttccaaattactcgtcgtggtttcagttcaaatttgaactaaaaccacgacgagtaatttggaacggaggtagtactacctaatacctataatgctttatgaaattgatatctagtagtacctagtatctggaaattgcagtttattgaaACTGAAACTGGGTAGGAAGGGGGGGTGATGAAACACATAGTAGCGGCGCGGGGCTAGGAAAGCGCTACAGCTAATTAATAGTAGCGTGTTCTGGAAAAGCGCTGCAGATATagtcaatagtagtagcgcgggtacagACCGCGCTTCTACtaacagttagctgtagcgccttattagtagcgcggcTGCCCGCGCTGCTGATATCCCCAAAACCCGCGCTAccactagggttttccctagtagtgccatcatcgcgacaacgatctacaccaaaaacttcaccaccatcatcaccaactcttcccccctctatgcagcggtgtaacccctcttttacctgctgtaatctctacttaaacatggtgctcaacgctatatattattttccaatgacgtatggctatcctatgatgtttgagtagatccgttttctcctatgggttaattgatgatcgtgattggtttgagttgcatgttttattattggtgttgtcctatggtgccctccatgtcgcgcaagcatgagggatccctgctgtagggtttgcaatatgttcatgattttcttatggtgggtggcgtgagtgacagaagcacagacccaaGTAAGTAAGTTGTTTGCGtgtgggagtaaagaggacttgatgccttataatgctatggttgggttttaccttaatgatctttagtagttgcggatgcttgctagagttccaatcataagtgcatatgatccaaggagagaaagtatgttagcttatgcctctccctcatacaaaattgcaataatgattatcggtctagttatcgattgcctagggacaaataacctTCTCCTtgcaaaaagctctctactaaaactaacttagttgtgtctttatccaaacagcccctagcttttattacatgctctttattatcttgcaaacatatcctatcacacctacaaagtacttctagtttcatacttgttctaggtaaagcgaacgtaaagcgtgcgtagagttgtatcggtggtcgatagaacttgagggaatatttgttctacctttagctcctcgttgggtttgacactcttatttatcgaaaaagtctacaaacgatcccctatacttgtgggttatcagtattcaatccgataaacgaaatctcaaagggaaaactcaattcatcacaacaagatagaaatggaggaacaccatatgatccaactatattgacaaagcccgcgatacatcaggatcgtgacatctcaagaacacgagagagagagagagagagagagagagagagattaaacacatagctactggtacaaaccctcagccccgagggtggactactccctcctcatcatggcggtcaacgggatgatgaagatggccaccggtgatgatttcccacTCCGACAGAGTACcagaatggggtctagattgatttttcatggctacagaggcttgcggcggcggaacttctgatttAGGGTCATTTCTGATGGTTTtcctatttataggattttttggcgtcgaTTTCACGCGAAGGTGGgcctcgaggtgggcacaacccacctgggcgcgcctggacctcctggcgcgcccaggtgtcttgtgctcacctccttcaccttctggtcctccgacgaagcttctagtgcctcttttgttcAGAAAAAAACATCAAAAAGTCTCGTTGCAtctggagaacttttatttctgcacaaaaaacaacacgatggtagttctgctgaaaacaacgttactccaggttagttccatccaaatcataccaaaaccatataaaattgtcgtaagcatggcatgaatacttcataaattatagatatgttggagacgtatcaaagccctccgtgatcaaccCCCTCCAACAGAGTACTCgagaaggcctccagatgggatcgcagaagaacagagacttgcggcggcggagaaagtgTTTCTGGTGGATCTCTGATGTAttgggaatatttgagaatttatagagaCGGAATTAGGTCAAGGGGTGTCACGATGGCCCCACAAGCCTCGTGGGTGCCGCCTGGGGCGCACCTCCCGAGCTTGTCGCTCCCTCATGACTTCTCAGGCTttctcccgaagcttctagggtctctctgGGTCTAGAAAACATCATCAAAATGTTTTgtagcgtttggactccgtttggtactgattttctgaaaagctaaatactagcaaaaaacagcaactggcacttgacacaaggttaataggttagtccccaaaaatgatacataattgcatataaaacatccaagattggtaCTATAACAACATCgaacaatcgaaaattatagatacgctggagacgtatcaggaacTATGCTTCACAGCTggacaaaacagattattataaTCAATGCCTGGTATCTGATTGAAGCCCTTAGCCAGTAACCTTGCCTTAAACCTCGCAAACTCACTAGGAGACAAACCCTTCTTTCTTTTGAAGATCCATTTGCAGTGAATTGTCTTCTTTTGTTTAGGTAAGCGCACAACATCTCATGTGCCATTTTTCTCAAGTGACTCTATCTCTTCCTGCATAGCAGTAGTCCACTTCTCACAGTCACGGAAAAAACTACTTCAGTGTATGTGGACGGCTCACGCATGGATGTTCTcaacctattctgcacaactgaAAGCATAATGAACAATGTCACACTCTTCAATTAGGCTTTAGTTTTCTTAATGACTCTCTTTCTCCTGCCATCCGCACGAGACAGAATTTGTAGCTGCAAAAAAGGGGGTGAGTActgcacatcatcatcatcatcatcatcatgaacCTCTGTATTTGGAGCATCATCTACATTATCATCAACATGTGCATCTAAAgaaacatcatcattatcagcaATTACATTTTCCTCCTCATCAAGGTTCTCCACATGCACAGTAACTCCGTGTGGCTCTACATCAAAAGTATCGGTGGACAAATCATCATGATACATAACAGATTCATTGAAAACAACACTTCTGCTCACAGAAACCTTATTAGTTTCAGGATTCCATAACATGTATCCTTTTACTACTGAAGTGTAACCAACAAACACACATTTAATAGCTCTAGACTCAAGTTTTACATTTTCAACGTGTGCATATCTAGTGCAACTGAAAACTCTCAACTATGAATAATCAGTCGGTGTACAAGACCAGGCCACTGCGAGCTTGCCACTGGGCTATTGCCCAGTTCTCTTCCGCTCTCAATCTCAACTTATAGAAGTACCTTTGTAAATTTGTCTACAATATGACCGCATGTGTATTCAATAATTTATCAGCCACTCTCTCGCAAAAAAACTGATAATGCACTTCAATGTGCTTCGTTCTGGCATGGAACACTAGGTGTCCCTACAAATACATTGCACCAAGATTATCAGACCATACTGTTGTTGATTTAGGATGAACTAGTGTAAAACCCGCGCTTTGTTGCAGGTACTATTCAATGTTTTTAGTAAATTTTAAATGTAGAAAGTTGCATAAATAAATTGAAATGTTAATTTTTAGTAGTTTAGTATTCAGGCCAATCAAGGCAATTTTAATGGTCGAATCTTTTAGAAGTTACAAACAAAATCTTGTAACGTGTAGTTAATCTACAAGTATGCACTTCTTCTCATTCACCAATGGGCATGCCTTCCTATGAAGGGACATTTTTTCACCATGGACGTGTCTTTTCATGAAGAGACAATGTTTTACTAAGATATGACAATTCGTAGTCATGAGCTGCCAAAATGTATTGGACTTGACTGATCAACAATACAATCTAATTAACCACTTTTCTTTTGAATATGATGTGGCTTAACGTGGATGTTGTATTagtcagttttagaaaaaagagggATTACCGAAAGCTCGCAATAACAAATACTGAAGCCATATACCTCGGACGTGCAATTGGCTAgagatttgtactccctccgtctggtgAAGAGTGTACATCTAGAAATTTTAGGACAAATTAGGGAGTTAAGTTAAAATGCATTGGAAAGGTGCAAGTCATCATCTCTCTCCTCTTTTATTACCCAACCCCCAATGAGCTAAGTGCATGTAGAAATTAAGAAGACCATGTGTAGATTGCTATTGGTCTTGATTACCGTGTGATGAGAGAGAAGTATTTTTTTCTACTTTAAAATGCATTGGGAAGATAGAAGTACAGTTTTTGTGGACAAATTTTGAAGCTAGATGTACACTCTTcatcggacggagggagtactcaaCTAGAATATAGATCTGGACACCTTTGCTTGCTCATGAGTACTCGAGGAAATAATGTTACTTCAAAAGTATTTGCAAAACCGCTTGTTGACCTCCAGTCATCTGGACAACCTTCTCAATCTGCATCAGAGACGGCACTCACCGGACTAGAATATGAACGAATAAGTTTCAATCCCAATGATGATGTGATACCTGAGAATTCTCTTTGCTAGTGTCTAGTGCAAGGTAGTAGGAGAATGCAGAAACTGACAAACTGTTTTAGCAGAGAATGACATATTTAGTCTTGTTAGTATTGCATTTCACTAACTATGCCTCTATACCTAGTGGAATTTACCCCTCCAAGAGCCTCCCCCTGATCCAGTAACATTTTTTATGAAGTTGAAAGATGTGTGGTACCTAGTTTACATTCTTTAGTACCAACACAAGTTAGCAAATCTGTAAAAAATATTCTTGTCATAACATAATTTCCCACAAACTTCACCACAATTCCCAGAAGATAATGTAGCTATCCCAAGCCCTTTAATGCAATATCATCACATTTCGAAGAGTGCATTATCTGGTCTTTTACGAGAGCTAGTcacaataatatcatcaacataaatatCTCCTACTTAAAATGGACCGTAAGATTCTGTATTCGCTCGTCCTTTGTCCAATCTTACATAtgttctccctctctctctccattttgattttgatttttttttctagTGGCTGTGTGCATCACTTGATGTAAAGGTCAGAGATTATCCTCCTTtctgaaaaaaataaaaataatctTTGTTTATTCTACCCGCTTTCCTTGAAAAATGCATCAACTGCTGCACCTCTTATTGACTTACCATTGTATCCTTTGGTAAGAAAATAACTGCCAACCAAATAAAATCCTTTTTTACACAATCATGTTAATATGATAAGGTAAATCACGGGCTAAGCTACTATTGATACCTCCATTGCAATACACCAGCCATTATCTTCCCAGTTGTGTCCGGCTCCAGCAAGGGAGGGGCGATGGTGGCGGCATGCCTTCGGCTGGCTTCAGTGCTTGTAATCGTCGCTATGTGGTCTATGCATCTGAATGTAATTTTAATTATTTCTGGTATTCgctgtactgccatgattgaaaaAATAAATTATCTTCCTAGTGTAAATATCTCTAACCCATTCTTGTTGTAAGAGAATAACGAACTATCTGCCTTTCGAGGACTAAAACCAAGTAACCGCTGTTTCGAGACAAGCTTTTTTAAATCATATATATACAGAGGAGCTTTTTAAAATCATATATAAGCTTTATCTAGCTTAACGACGATTATTATAATTAGTATGAAATTGGGACTTTATTTCTTGCCTGGAGTAATAATCAATATATACTCCCTGCTTATTTTAGTGATTATCCCTGCCCTTTTCTCAATAGTGATTGCATCAGGGAGTATAAATCAATATATCCTCAATCTCTGCAGTAATTCCCTATGGCCTGTTGCCCGTTGGTCCATAAAATCCAAAAACAAGCGTGGTCTTAACAATGCAAGAGTCTGCTAATCCTTACTTTGCCTGTAGGCCTGAACGATGAGTTCCGACGAGTCACCCGAGGGCGGGCGGCATGCACATGTGTAGCTACGTCCCTCGTtttgtctgcaggctgcagcacTAGGCTATATAATAAGCTCTGACCTCTGAGAGAATGCACACGGCCAGGGCAAGCCAACTGCAAGCTTGCCCAAGAGGGAACTCTCTCATATTTATCATGGCGAGCACCACCAAGGTTGTGGTGATGTTTGGCATTCTTGTTTTCCTGCAGGTGTCATGCGCTGCAGGGGGTGTCTACAACATCCCAGCGGTGATGTCGGTGAACGGATTCCAGGAAGGAGAGGAGGGCGGGCCGGCGAGGTGCGACGGCCAGTACCACAGCGACGACCTCTTGCTGGTGTCGATGACTTCCAAGTGGTACGGGCCCGGCCTCCGGTGCGGCAAGATGATCAGCATCAAGAGCTCGGGTGGGATCACCGTGCAGGCCATGGTGGTGGACGACTGCGAGAATGGCTGCGGCGACAACGAGATCAGCACATCGGCTGCCGTGTGGAAGGCCATGGGGCTCGACACCAGTATCGGTGAGGTGTCTGTCATCTGGTCGGACGTCTAATTGAAACGGCTATTTGCGCTGGTACTTATACAGAACTAAAGACGAGACTGTTCACAGTAAATCGAGCCATTTACTTTCGACTTCAGACTCTTTCCTCAATGTATCAGCGTAGTTACTACTTACCTGCCTTCACGGCGGAGTAGGCAGCTGAATAAAATAACAAACTACATGCACACATACATGCAGACGTACATGCATAATGTGGCGGATAATCTACTTAGTATATTAAGTGCCAATCGAAGTAAGATTGTTTGTTATGGTATAAGCCAGTGTATGCAAGACTATCGAAGTTTGTAGCCCAGGATGAACATATACTTCAACATCATCCAGTAAGAGTTTGGTCTGTATTTTGCTCCTTATAACTACAAATTCTCCCAAATCCTTTGTTCTCCTTTTCCTTTAAAGCTTAAAATAATGAAAGCAGCCTTCCTACTTCataaaaaaaaatgaaaactgtACCAGGAAAAGATTCATGGAGTCATTTAGGTTCAAGTACACCGGTAAATAATATAATCTTAACGAACTCGACGTGAATAAAATAACACTATAACACTTACGAGAAAAGGAGACACACACcgggagagctccatccaaacttaGTTGGCATAGATATGGACCACAACATGTACACGGGTCCCTGCAAAAAAACACGTACACTGGCTTACATGGGTCACCAAATAGGAATAATTTCTTTAACCGCGTGACCATTCATATACCCGTCGTATGTgacaaaaatttagacatcgac
The sequence above is a segment of the Aegilops tauschii subsp. strangulata cultivar AL8/78 chromosome 6, Aet v6.0, whole genome shotgun sequence genome. Coding sequences within it:
- the LOC109779866 gene encoding putative ripening-related protein 6 codes for the protein MALGILRCRLDAAEPSEPPLTVAFFLSGKCRPPPSLASLTASSSGHPTASHGYGQVSCAAGGVYNIPAVMSVNGFQEGEEGGPARCDGQYHSDDLLLVSMTSKWYGPGLRCGKMISIKSSGGITVQAMVVDDCENGCGDNEISTSAAVWKAMGLDTSIGEVSVIWSDV